From the genome of Hymenobacter sp. PAMC 26628, one region includes:
- a CDS encoding response regulator, whose product MLTYLIDDDPISLFLAEQVLRQEGVTSPIRPFATAEEALHFLSSHLPTEVPAVILLDLNMPVMNGWEFLEALRPYAAALAGRCHIYILTSSLALADTSRAKDFALVSGIIHKPLNEDGVQGIRHAAGQLCPSPE is encoded by the coding sequence ATGCTGACCTATCTGATCGACGACGATCCCATCAGCTTGTTCTTGGCCGAGCAAGTGCTGCGTCAGGAAGGCGTTACCTCCCCCATCCGCCCGTTTGCCACGGCCGAAGAGGCGCTGCACTTTCTCTCGTCCCACCTGCCAACGGAGGTGCCGGCCGTCATTTTGCTCGACCTGAACATGCCGGTAATGAACGGATGGGAATTTCTAGAGGCCCTGCGGCCGTACGCGGCGGCGCTGGCCGGCCGCTGCCACATCTATATCCTGACGTCTTCCCTGGCGCTGGCCGACACGTCCCGGGCGAAAGATTTTGCCTTGGTGAGCGGCATTATCCACAAGCCCCTCAATGAGGACGGGGTTCAGGGCATCCGGCACGCCGCCGGGCAGCTGTGCCCCAGCCCCGAGTAA
- a CDS encoding PAS domain-containing sensor histidine kinase: protein MGIRADFRLLANILDHAPALICAVDPHGQLQRVSGACRHVLGRECDELVGQPFADILHSEDRTAALAACARALKQEGPVHFESRCLGPAGEEVVVEWSASWSPADERLLCMGRDVTQQRQAARHAQEQEAYHRAVTEHGFDMMGVVNEEGRYLYVASSITRALGYQPEEMIGHSAFDFMHPDDMAAAKASWVELGSQPLFTVTDFRFRTASGEWRWMESSISNQLLNPEIRAYTVVSRDVTEQYEATRHAHKQQEFYRAVAEHGFDIMALLSGEGVYTYVGGSVQNTLGYLPDQLLGHSPFEFIHPDDVAAAEAAWAELGTQPVFAVPDCRFRAANGAWRWMETTVGNQLLNPDIQAFTLCSRDVTDKKNHAFELAASEQRFRLLFEHNRDPAIFQDIDGRVLDVNPAYLDLMQLPKEQVLQQQQLPATFSRLSDEQFQVALSGQEAGYEARITREGVERAVAVTKIPLMVEDKIVGVYSTGKDITDMATAQRLLQQQTARLHLVLESINDAFLSVDRDWNLTYLNSEGERLLRLKQADTLDKNIWELLGDEGGSISRQKCEEALDTGKTVRFEAFHERKMRWLELRVYPFAEGVSVFFSDITKRVKSDRQLKLLALVAKGTVNSVVITDGQGRTEWVNEAFTRDTGYTLAEMRGKKPGAVLQGPETDLAAIRRFQERLPLHKPFPVTILNYKKSGQKLWFAMDVTPIFNDAGELVQYIAIQQNINFRKEVEASQAKMTEELYRHNRDLQQFAYIISHNLRAPLANALGLAALLPKLDRQNPVFDASLAHLCESLGQADNVLQDLNQVLSLRDQQHGQPDRVALAEVCRQSVVDLEASVQQCGGRVSVNVPDDLAVRGNRAYVYSIFYNLLSNSSKYRAERRPLRVEIACLRNEGGGLSLSFTDNGSGFDLVKAGSEVFQLYKRFHVKPRGRGIGLYLVKTHVEAMGGQIEVTSEVDGGTRFLIQLDSF from the coding sequence ATGGGCATCCGCGCCGACTTCCGCCTGTTGGCGAACATCCTCGACCACGCACCGGCCCTCATTTGCGCCGTTGACCCGCACGGGCAGTTACAGCGCGTGAGCGGGGCTTGCCGGCACGTGCTGGGCCGGGAGTGCGACGAGTTGGTGGGCCAGCCCTTTGCCGACATCCTGCACTCCGAAGACCGTACCGCTGCCTTGGCTGCCTGCGCGCGGGCGCTGAAGCAGGAGGGCCCCGTGCATTTCGAAAGCCGCTGCCTGGGCCCGGCCGGAGAGGAAGTGGTCGTGGAATGGTCGGCCTCCTGGTCGCCGGCCGATGAGCGGCTGCTTTGCATGGGGCGCGACGTGACGCAGCAGCGCCAGGCGGCCCGCCACGCCCAGGAGCAAGAGGCGTATCACCGGGCCGTGACCGAGCACGGGTTCGATATGATGGGCGTGGTCAACGAGGAAGGCCGCTACCTCTACGTGGCCAGCTCCATTACACGGGCATTGGGCTACCAGCCCGAGGAGATGATAGGCCATAGCGCTTTCGATTTTATGCATCCCGATGACATGGCGGCGGCGAAGGCCAGCTGGGTTGAGCTGGGCAGCCAGCCACTTTTTACCGTCACCGACTTTCGCTTCCGCACAGCCAGCGGCGAGTGGCGCTGGATGGAATCCTCCATTAGCAACCAGCTGCTGAACCCCGAAATTCGGGCTTACACGGTGGTTTCGCGCGATGTGACGGAGCAGTACGAGGCAACCCGCCACGCTCACAAGCAACAAGAGTTCTACCGGGCCGTGGCCGAGCACGGCTTCGATATTATGGCGCTGCTGAGCGGCGAGGGAGTGTATACCTACGTGGGCGGCTCGGTGCAGAATACGCTGGGCTATTTGCCCGACCAACTATTGGGGCACAGCCCCTTCGAGTTCATTCATCCCGATGACGTGGCCGCGGCCGAGGCGGCCTGGGCTGAGCTGGGCACGCAGCCCGTCTTTGCCGTGCCAGATTGCCGGTTCCGCGCCGCTAATGGCGCGTGGCGCTGGATGGAAACCACCGTCGGCAACCAGCTACTCAACCCGGATATTCAAGCGTTTACGCTGTGCTCGCGCGATGTCACCGACAAGAAAAATCACGCCTTCGAGTTGGCTGCTAGTGAGCAGCGCTTTCGGCTGCTGTTTGAGCACAACCGCGACCCGGCCATTTTTCAGGATATCGACGGACGGGTGCTCGACGTGAACCCCGCTTACCTGGACTTGATGCAGCTGCCCAAGGAGCAGGTGTTACAGCAGCAGCAACTACCCGCAACGTTTTCCCGGCTTTCTGATGAGCAGTTTCAGGTGGCCTTGAGCGGGCAGGAGGCCGGGTACGAAGCCCGCATCACGCGGGAAGGCGTGGAGCGAGCGGTGGCCGTGACCAAGATTCCGCTGATGGTGGAAGACAAGATTGTGGGGGTGTACTCCACGGGCAAGGACATTACGGACATGGCCACCGCGCAGCGCCTCCTCCAGCAGCAGACTGCCCGGCTCCACCTGGTGCTGGAAAGCATCAATGATGCCTTTCTTTCGGTAGACCGGGACTGGAACCTGACCTACCTCAATAGCGAAGGCGAGCGCCTGCTCCGCCTGAAGCAGGCCGACACGCTGGACAAAAACATCTGGGAGCTGCTGGGCGATGAAGGCGGCAGCATCTCCCGTCAAAAATGCGAGGAAGCTCTCGATACTGGCAAAACAGTGCGGTTTGAAGCCTTCCACGAGCGCAAAATGCGCTGGCTCGAGTTGCGGGTTTACCCGTTTGCGGAGGGCGTCTCCGTCTTCTTCTCCGACATCACCAAGCGCGTGAAGTCTGACCGGCAGCTGAAATTGCTGGCCCTGGTGGCCAAGGGCACCGTCAACAGCGTCGTCATCACCGATGGGCAAGGACGCACCGAGTGGGTAAACGAGGCTTTCACCCGCGACACGGGCTACACCCTGGCCGAGATGCGGGGCAAAAAGCCGGGGGCCGTGCTGCAAGGCCCCGAAACCGACTTGGCCGCCATCCGGCGCTTTCAGGAGCGGCTGCCGCTGCACAAGCCGTTTCCGGTTACCATCCTCAATTACAAGAAGTCGGGGCAGAAACTGTGGTTTGCGATGGACGTGACCCCCATTTTCAACGATGCGGGCGAACTGGTGCAGTACATCGCTATTCAGCAGAACATCAACTTCCGCAAAGAGGTGGAAGCCAGCCAGGCCAAGATGACCGAGGAGCTATACCGGCACAACCGCGACCTGCAGCAGTTTGCCTACATCATTTCGCACAACCTGCGCGCGCCCCTGGCCAACGCCCTGGGCCTCGCCGCGCTCCTGCCCAAGCTAGACCGCCAAAACCCGGTGTTCGACGCCTCCCTGGCGCACCTGTGCGAAAGCCTGGGCCAAGCCGATAACGTGCTTCAGGACCTGAACCAGGTGCTCTCCCTCCGCGACCAGCAGCACGGGCAGCCGGACCGGGTGGCGCTGGCGGAGGTGTGCCGGCAGTCCGTTGTGGACCTGGAAGCGTCCGTGCAGCAATGCGGGGGCCGGGTGAGCGTCAACGTGCCCGATGACTTGGCCGTGCGCGGCAACCGGGCCTACGTCTACAGTATTTTTTACAATTTGCTGTCGAACTCCAGCAAGTACCGCGCCGAGCGGCGCCCGCTGCGGGTCGAAATCGCCTGCTTGCGCAACGAGGGGGGCGGGCTCAGCCTTAGCTTCACCGACAACGGCTCCGGGTTTGACCTAGTCAAGGCCGGGTCCGAGGTGTTTCAACTCTACAAGCGCTTTCACGTGAAGCCGCGGGGCCGGGGCATTGGTTTGTACCTGGTCAAAACCCACGTCGAGGCCATGGGTGGCCAGATTGAGGTCACGAGCGAGGTCGACGGTGGTACCCGCTTCCTGATTCAACTTGACTCCTTTTAA